gacagtttttaatttttcctacTGGTtctaaaaacactgagtcataaaactatacctGATATGAAgtactaagtagatgttactcacacaatttttttagatctcataactttattattaagggttgaaaataacaaccccttatgattttcctttaaaaattgttttcgtaggatatatttccgaaatataaaattctcttatggttttccattcaattctcaagaaaaaagtctcttgcaaaatttcgatttagtcgatacttttctcggaataaataaaaacttacaagcagttctgatcactgttcatcgTGTAAACCAAAGATTTAAGATGACTCCATATACAAAAATCCATTCTATTCTATGGAACACATATACGATGagatggaatgaacagtgatcagaactgcttgtaagtttttatttattctgagaaaagtatcgactgtatcgaaattttgcaagagactttttttctcaagaattgaatgggaaaccctaagagaattttatttttcgaaaatctatcccacgaaaataatttttgaaggaaaatcatgaggggttgttattttcaatccctaataatgaagttatgagatcaacaaaaattgtgtgagtaacatctacttggtGTTTCATATTacatatagttttatgactcagtgttttttagaacccgcaaaaaaaattaaaaactgtcaactcgtcatcgccttccaaaggctgtatcttcgaagggaggtcgatttcgaaaaaaatttataggaactacccctgctaattttcatcgaggaatcatctccctaagtccttcgcatttgtttacagacaccctgtatgtgagAAGAACGTAGGCCTCTATCCCCCATCGTGAAAAGATAATTTATAAAATATCTCCTCATTTGCGGTAATATCTGTAcctattcatctgaaaactcaaaACTTGCTACGGTGTCTATGTCTGAGACTCTTGTTTGCTcatgcttattttcatcgaggaatcatcccaagtccttcgcatttgtttacagacaccctgtattattaTTCGATTGAAGAATATATATCAAATACATCCGCACGATTTTCTGCAGGGTGCAAAACACAAGAACCGCCATGACTATCGCATTCAAGGATGGCTGTTGAGTGTTGAATCTTAACATATCCATCTTTCGAGACCAAAGCAGCTGTTCGCAGTCATTGTCCTCGGCTCAATTTTGTATAAAACCGTTCCTTATCCCTGATTCCACCATATGATCATCCAAAATAAACAGAGAAACATTTCCGTTACAGTCCGACAGACGTTGGGAATTCTGAATTAAGCAATTCCCGCCAAAACATGACCTTTTATGAGGCAGAAGGGCTTTTCATTAATCTTGCCGGTCGGGTCAGCAATTTGATTAAATTTGCGGTCAAGTCTGCCCCCCGTGGCTCTTGCCGTACAGGCGAAGACCGATTCATTCATGAGATGGTCGCCTAGTCAGTTGTTTCACGCCACTGCGGGGCTCATTGTCCATTTCACGAAAGAGTATAATGGGCATgagtattgaatttttatagCTGGGCTTCAAAATGTATGATGGATGCGGTTTTTACTCAAACAGACGGTTTCTACCAAAACATATCTCTGTTTCATTTGTACAGCGTTAAAACTGATCGATTGGCCTCAATTCTGGTGTGAGCAGAACTTACAGAACCGTCAATTGTATACACcctttcaaaattcgatataaaGTGTACGTATACTCAATTCTTGGAAGAGTCTATTGTGGGGTTCCCCAAGGATCCAACTGGAGTCtgtcatttaatttattccataaCATTATCATTTACACCCTATTTTATAACTTTAGAATATTTACATTTATCTCTCAATTGGTATTTCCGGAAATTCTTAATCAGATCTGGAAATTTCGGCTGATGAATTAATCTAACAGAATAGAATAAGATGTATATGAAGAGTATGAGGgaggaataaaaacaaattttcaaatgatttttgttttcacaTTATTATGATTGTTAGAATGATAGTCATAAATTTcccaaaaatgtaaaaatttgcCTCATATTTGAACCTCTATTTCAGTTCTCGAGGAATCAGTTCTAACTTGTTCAATTTGAGTTATAATTACTATATCCAGTTTTAATTTCATCAAGGAAATGTATTTTAGCTGCAAGGAAGTATCATCGTTGTTTTCTGATTTATTATGCAGGGTTTCATTTCAAAACTCAATACAATAATTTCAGGGGTATGTTCCCTGAATAATTTTATGGCCAAAATCACATAAACATAAGCAAACGCTTACAGAACTACAAGGTGTtgaatttttttggttttctcTTTATAGCTCCTGCAGTTTTCGACATAAGGGGCTCAAATTTTAAACGTGTTGAGCTGAAGGTTCTATGCATAATCAGATAGgccaaatataaaaaaacaaaaataataaaaataaataacctacagaataatattttctcacAGGTCGTTCCCCCTTTATCTTCCCAGAATTTTTTTGACGTGAACTACtggtatattctgaaattcaaaatcaattcCTTGACTTGTTCGCGACATTTTTGAACCCTTGACATTTCTTCGTATCTCTAACCAATTTCGGGAAAAACGAGGATAAACCAAATGTtgctattattattactttatatagtttttaataatttcaatttgtaCTTGAAGGAacgtattttgattttttttcactaaaaattgaaaaatgcctCCCTGCTTCTTCGATGCTACCctattctaaaaaaaaataatataataaccCTGTAATCAGGGAATATATCCCTAAAatgattttattaaattttgaaactcCCTGTTCGAGAAGTTATGAacctgataatttttttcagcacCCTTCATCCACTTGTACATTGATTTACAATTGTACATCGATCGCAGGTGACATTGGATTCTCCCTACAAGACAGTACACCCTTAATATTCAAACCACCCCTCAGAGTCAACCCCTCAATTGCAAAATCATAAAGCAAGGTGATTTCTGATCGAGAACCGAAGTGAGGATAAATCCAGACTGAGATTCTGcgtcaataaaaattttataacaagaaaattgaaaaaaaaaagaaacatcaATTTTGGTTAGAACACTCAGAAATTCAACATTGGAATTTCAGAAAATAGAATATGTTACTCCATACATCTTACTGGTTTTTTCTCGTGAAACACTGGAGGTAGTTCCATCAAAATTTGACACAAAAATGGAGTATTAGGTTCTGGTTTGAGACCCTTTTTATAGAATACAATTGATTTGACATAGTTCATATTCCGAAGATTCAGGTCTTGAATTTCAACGTTTAATGAGTCGTTTCGAACTGAGGGGACCTTAAAAAACATTCAATTTCTCCAGCAGCCTTTTAAAAATTTTCCTACATTAGATACTGAACGAATTTTCGTTGATTTTTCTGACCCTGCATATCTTTAGAATGCAAATCCCCAGATGAATTATCTGGAAAACATTCCAACTAATCGAATCGATTAAAATCAGCTTCTGCAAACCACAAGTTCCAAATAAGGCCCATGTAATCGAAAACAATTTATGCAACGGTCAAACCGATTTCGTTAATTCGTCACTTCCATCCAGCAAACCGTGTCTGGATGGCGTAGTTGTTACGTTCGGGAAAGTGTCACAAAAAATTGCGTAATATTTTATAATCAGTATCATCTACATCCCATTGTCCCCGTGTTCCTTCGAACGCATTCACTATTCGCCATTATGGGCATAACGGTAGAAGTCCAGTGTTATTGTCAGAAGGGAAAAAGGACGAGGACTAGACATGCAGGCCGTCCAAAACTCAGGCGGGCCACTGTAGACAACAAACAGCTGGCAGAGTTTATTCTCCCTTTGCAGCTGTTCGGGAACCATGCCGTACTACCTGGTACGTATAAAATAATATCCAGCATATGTGTATCGTGCACCCGAAGCATCGTCGTCTTTCCCAATGTATTTTAATCGACCACTGCATCAATGAATCTCGACTTCATACAGTCGAAATTGGGCTGTTCTAAGCAAAAAATCGATTAACGTTATCAGGAGGCTGAGTGCCAATAAACATTCTTCCACAGTCTGATATCGCCCAAGAACAATTGAGAAAGTGATGAACGAACCCTCACTTTTCAAATTTCGCTTTTTTTATCAAGGCCAGAAATATCAAGTTGAATGAATTGTTCATCAATAACGAATACAGGTTAGAACCTTTATTTATAAACTCTAAATGAGGAAAACCCcatcagaatatagttttcctAAATTTATTCAGTGTTGAAATCAAAGCTTTCGAACTGTAATGATCTGtgtttctcatttatttcaaAAGATCACTTTATCATAAGAAGCCCGTTTCTCAATCATTATTGCAATCCTTTCAACTGAATGGTTCCTCAAGTTACAATTTCAAGTAGGTCTAAAAGTAAAGCTTCACAAATAGAGAATACTCTAAAATTGTCTTCATCGAAACCATACTCGTAATCTTATAATTTTGGAAGCAATTCTTCAGAACTCATTGTAGGATGTTTTTTACTAAAATTAGTAAAATGAGGTTTGTTCTCCACTCCTTCAATTGTATCAACATGGAAGGGtgagaataaaaaaattggatAGATATGGGtggaaaatttcagtttttgatttttgacaGGAGGCTTTCTAAGTTTTATCCCCCTGAATTTGGCCCCTATATATTGTCTTTTCCTTTCATCTCAGCATTTGGCCATAGGTAAATAATTGAATTTGGTACACATAAGTTTTAGGTTGTACGAAATCTCATATTGCTATGTATTTTGGCTTAAGACACTTTTTACCGGGCCACAATGTGTTTGGAACCACTAAATATTATCGAATTCCTCGAAAAACCTTCTTAAACCGTTAGCTCATTCAACTGAAAAACTTTCTTgtccaatttttcataaaacataagatttttgagaaaaatttaaaattttttctaaCACATTTGGAATTCTAATTCTTAATCATAAGTGACTAACATTGTGCCCCAGTTGAAGAAAGATGCTGATGGTAAAAATTCAGTGATTTCTGCATGAGCAGATTCAGGGGTAAAAGAAGAGAAGATGTGACTAAATTTTCTtgtattcattttgagacaccctgtattagGACCTAATTTATACCGCAATTGTCAGACAGAAAAACTAAGAGAATGGGGAATAAATGCCAGATAAACTGAATAAATATCACTGAGAAagaaaaaatctcgaatttttcgaATCACAACCACTAGCATGATTTCCCATCTCTTCATTCTTCTTCGCCTCTTTCTCAAGCGTCTAAGACGAGGGTTGTTCAATGCTTGCGTCCCGGATGTATGAGGCCAAGCTGGAAAGGTCAGATATGCCGTCTGTCTGGGCTTGAATTATTTCCTGCTGCTATAAAAAAGTTTCCATCGGAAATCGAAGAACGAAACCCAAAATGCCAAACATAACGGAACACATCCATTCCGACCTCCATCTTTCATTCAATCGATGGTTCTCGATTACTAATGTCAAAATGAGTCACGTCAAATGTGTTCGGGGTTGGTTTTCGACATATTCATACTAATAACAGCACGATTTCTGGTCCGGCATTGCTCTGCAGTAACGCAGCATGGAAAATACACCAGGAATCTCCAAGAATATAACCTGATAGTCCCCCATCGTCTCAGCGAAAATGGCGACTTTTTGAGTTTCAAAATTCCGCATTTCTACGAACACGAATCCATAGGTAAAGCGAAAAGGTCAACCGAAGACGAAAGCGCCTACTACGGCATCAAGTTGGACGGCAAATACTTACAACTAAACTTGCGACCTAATCATGGCTTCATATCACCTGACGCCATCTCCGAAATCAGAGAACCAAAAACACCAATTCAAGATAGGAGGATTAACAAAGTGCTGAGGAAGAGAATGTGCCATTTTAGAGGCCACGTGAGAGGAATACCAGGCTCAAGGGTAGCCTTATCAACATGTAACGGTCTAGCGGGGTATATTTCGATCGACAACCAAAAATACTTCATAGAACCCTTGCACGAACACCAAGCCAATAAACTAGGACAACATCTACACATGATCTACAAAAGGGACATCCAGAATCCATACGAGCACGACGACCGTTGTGGTTTGAGCCGAAATTGGGAAACCGAATGGAAGAAGACTTTGAAGAACAAATACGCGAAAGATCACAGTTTATCAATATCCAAAAGGGGTCTGGCGAGTGTCCAACGCTACATGGAACTACTGATAGTGGTGGACAAGAAATTCATCAAGTTCCACAAATTCCACGACATTGAAACCTACATACTGACCATCATGAACATGGTGGCGGATTTCTACAGGGACCCATCTAATGGAAACGCCATGGAAATCGTGGTTGTGAGAGTGATGTACCTTGAAAAACAAGAGGATGAGATCGATTTGATGATCGTGGATAACGCCGAAGACACCCTGTCGAGCTTCTGCAAATGGCAGATGAGAGTCAACCCGAAAGACGTCAAAAACCCAAACCATCACGACATCGCCGTTCTTCTGACACGTCACGATTTATGTGGGGACAACGGCACCAAGTGCGGCCTGGAAGGGTTGGCTTACGTTGGCACCCCATGTACACCTGACGAACCATGCGCAATCAATGAAGACAGCGGGTTGATCCTGTCCATCGTGCTAACCCACGAACTGGGACACGTGATGGGTTGTTCGCACGACGCCCCTGATGATTCCGGTTGCGAATCCAAAGACCCCAAAGATGGTTCCAACTACGTCATGGCCCCCTTCGTGAATCTAAATACCATAAGGTGGTCCACTTGCAGCAGAGCCTTCATCACCACGCTCTTCGAGAGTGACTTGGGGGAATGTCTGAATGACGAACCGCAAAAATCGATCTATAAACAAACCGAAATCCTGCCTGGGGTCGTTTACGATGCTCAAGCGCAGTGCGAAATGATGTATCCAGGTTCTAAGTACGAAACTTACGATCCGGAGAACTTCTGCGAGCTAGTTTATTGCAAAACGAGTCCTACAGTGATACAGACTACAGGGCATTCGTACGTAGATGGGACCAAGTGTGGGGAGAACAAATGGTGCTTCCACTTGAAGTGCATCGAGGTTGGAGAGAGACCTGAAGCTGTGAATGGTGGCTGGAGCAAATGGAGCAACCCAACAGAATGTTCCAGGACTTGCGGTGGTGGTACTTCGACCGCTTCCAGGGAATGCGACAATCCAACTCCAGCGAACGGAGGCAGATACTGCCTTGGGGATAGGAAGAAAGTGACCACTTGCAATATGCAGCCTTGTCCTCAAGGCAGTACGCCATTTCGGGAGATGCAGTGCACGAAGCACAACACCATCCCTTTGAAAGGAGTCACTCACACGTGGAAACCTTATCTGAAAAGAGACGAACCCTGCGTTTTGTACTGTTTGAACGAAGAGAACGTTTTTCACAGATTAGAACCGAGAACTATCGATGGAACTCCGTGTAAACCTGCCACTAAGGATATGTGCATAGCCGGCGCTTGTGTTAAGGTTGGCTGTGATGGAGTCATAAATTCTGACGCTACAGAAGACGTTTGCGGTATTTGCAATGGAGATGGAACCCAGTGCAAACTGATCGAGCATACTTACACCAACACTGGTCGAGGTTACACCAAAGCTGCCACAATACCGGCAGGAGTACGGAATATCTTCGTCGAAGAAACGAAACCTTCGGCTAATATGATCGCCCTTACGGATAAGACGGGTAACACCTATTTCCTTAACGGAAACTACCAAGAATCTCCCGATATCGAGTTCCTGATAGGAAAGGTAGAAGCCGTATATAGACACCCGGAAGAAAATCAAGAACTACTGGTCATCAAGGGACCTTCTGATCAAGATCTGGTCCTGATGATTTGCTTTTTCGAGGCGACCAATGTGGGGTATAAATTTCGATATACGGAACCAGCGTCGGAGTCCGAATACCTACCTAAATACCACTGGGAGATCTTGAGCTTCGGTGATTGCTCCGCCAAGTGTGGCGGTGGTATCCAACAAGCGGAGATGTCCTGCTCAGAAGAAAAGGCCGGTAAAGTGAGCCCAACCTTCTGCCAAGACTTGGAAAAACCTGAGGCGAGCACCAAAAAATGCAACGAGCAACCTTGCAAAACGAAATGGAGAGTTGGTAAATGGGGACCTTGCCACGCTTGTAAATACAAATCTGGCGTTCGTCTGCGAGAGGTTGAGTGCGTTAGGCAGTCCCCACACCCTGGAACCGAAGATATCCTGGTGGAGGACAGCGAGTGCAAAGGACCAAGACCGGCAACGAGAGAACTCTGCAATGCTCCCAAAAAATGCAAAATCAGGAGCGTCCAATACGGTCTGCCCGACTCTGAAATGCAGGATGTTTGGCAGCAAATAAAATCGGCGAGAAAGATGAAGAAACGCTCGGACAACGTTTGCGAACCGGAGAAAAAGGTTAAAATAAAGGTCGGTTCCATAGTGCAGGACCACGTGAATCCTGACGACATCAAAGTGGACGTTATTCCTTTGAAATCCACCTCGATGACTATCAACTTAACTGACAGCGCTTTCGAATCGATGGGAGATGTGATCGGGGACACAAAGGATGAGAAGAAAATCAAACATCTACAGGGTAAGGCGGCAGCTGATGAGATCATACGTTTAGAGCATAAGAACAATACAGCTAACAGACGCTGAAGGTCTCATTCGatgtaaatatatttttcagtcTCTATAAGTTATATAGTTGgtcgaattattatttttatttattatgtaTATATTATAAGGTTTCAATATGTAAAGATGAAAAATGTTTCTTGTCAGATTCAAACTGAAATAGAATTGTTTTGAATCTTGATCCTTGTTGTTTAtcattcgtatttcatgagattGATCAAGATGAAAAGCATAATTATtgtctatttttgtattttttatcatttcgaaaacattttttgggATCTTTTGAATAAAACCACGCTCTGCTTCATTGGGATGTTAGGTGCTATATAACTTCATTGTTCTCATTCTTCAAATGTATTCTCGAATAATACGTATCATTAGTATCTCGAAAGCATTTGAAAACATCGAATGGGTCAGTGTAGAAGCATAATTTGAAGCAGGTAATTATTTGCGAGAAGGAATATTAAATTATACGTTTAGGCAGCCATTTTTGTCGCCTCATTTGAATATCGTTAAGCTCAACGGTTTTTAGGTGGACGCTTGGAACAGAAATCTTTTTGATGATGAGGTGTGAATGATGCAGAAgattcctagaatcttcaagtAAGAAGTTCAATAAATTATACGTGTGAATTTTCTCAAACGTAAAGTTCAAACAACAAACTGAACTGGTATTTTTTGGAGCATCTGCGATGAACTTTTAAAAAGCCCTATGTGAAGAACAGCGATAGATACGAAAGCACATTTTCTCTCACGAGGAACTGGTCCTAGATATGAGGCTGGGATTCTAAAAGTATTTCGCATGAGATGAATCAACACTCTATTCATCTTGCCCCCATTTAGCAGCTAACCTGATCCAAAACCTGATATACAGGTTGAAAGGCACTATATTTTTCTAGGAGATCCCTTTAATAAGATTATAATTTGAATGGCGGATAGAAATCTGGATGTATATTAGGTATGAGAAGTTCGTGAAAAATTTACACTGAAATGAGTTAACGGTTAAACAATCTCTGAAATGCTTGGACATATAAACTGTTTCAAGATTAAAACATCACGCTGTTTCATATTTACAGTATGTTACTGAAGATACAGGAGATGATTTCGAAAGGGCAATATTTTATGCAGATAGATTAGGTCAAATGGGCATTCCTTCTGAGAtgccaaattttaatttttttctcacgtTTCCTTCATTTTTCAGTAAGTGATGTTTGATATCTTTTCAACGAcaagaatttgatatttggtacGCATATGTCTAATTTGATAtaatagtctaagatcccactgcagaattactacgttcattgcgtatagagtcaaacacacatttttacatacgtttatggatagtagaatacactgataacaccgcagcctgtcaaaattggccgcaagtaattttaacgttcatgacgtacaagGATGTTTTtgttatcaaattaaagctaattttttatCGAATATGATGATGTATGGTTGCCTGTGTAtaaatagccgcaagttaggtgTGCCCTCTGTTAAAAACGCGAGATAATCTATAAACTCTCTCTCGCGTtttcaacagatggcagaccttacttacggctattttttcacaggcagccatatttCATCATATTCGAAATAAACTTAGCTTTagtttgatatcaaaaacatccttgtacgtcatgaacgtggaaatacatcgaaatgttaacAGCTTagacctggctgcgaggtagttgcggccgtgTGTgtaacggcagctatggattttagtattctttacatgcattgttatgatgtggatgatattttgttTCAAAACGAAgcgaacgaaatttctcttggaatattgattattattaatttaattaaaattacttgcggccacttttgacaggctgcggtgatatcagtgtattctactatccataaacgtatgtaaaaatgtgtgttttactctatacgtaatgaacgtagtgattctgcagcgggatctcgtactataaGCAAAGAGTATGTTACTCTTTGCTATAAGTACTGAATTTTTTCCGATTAAGTAAGAAACTTGCATTGCATCCATTGCGTGTTAACTTTTTAAGGCCAATGAGCAAGATAGACAGATAGAAGATGATGCTAAGATATGAGAAGGAAACTAGAACGCAGTAGATACCCTCCACCTCAAAACTCAAACAGGACTCACCTTCTTTTCAGTCAGTTTCTCGCATCTCCTCTGCTTGCAGATCTGGTGGCTCTTGTCGTTCCGGCACGGTGCACAGTCCCCGCAATTGTCCTTTCTTTGGCATCCGATGCATTCTCCGCACCGTTTTCGTTTCTTTTTCACCTGTTTATCAACGCCACCGCCACTTATATCGTCCACACTCGAATTGTCCGGCATATGGTGGTTTTTGAAACCCGCGGTGCTCGAGATCGCAGCGACCTGTCCCGAATTTTCCGAGCCCATGTCCATGTTACTAGAGGCACCGTCACTTTCCGTCGAACTCTCCAGACTTGACGCCCGTATTTTTCTTCGTTCCTTCTTGCGGAAATCGTTCCTCGTCGGCGAGTTCATGATCATCCCGCCGTTTTTCTTGTCCAGGCCGTTGTACAGGCCGTTGTCGATGTTCGGCACCGGGTTCTGGAACTGCGTGGGATGCAGGGTAACGTTCTGGAGCTTCAGACCCGGGTCCTGAAGCGAGCTGAGCTTCAGATCGGCCTCCGAAGGCTTGAAAACGGTCACGACGGTCGGGGACGATATTAACTGATTCTGTTGGATTATTGCTCCGTTCTGGGGCGGAAAAATACTGGTGTTAAGGGCGGTTAAGTTCGTGGTGGGGTGGGAGTATAACTGTATGTGCCTCTCGTCGAGGAACTGCTGCTGTATCGATGGTATTTCCCTGGCTTGAATGGGGGCAGGCACCAGAGGGTAACTTCTCGGGTTAACTGCACTTAACGTATGAAAGTTAGAGTTCAATGTGGTTAAACTATGGTTACCGGGACTAGAATTCGGTGATACTGGAGTAAGATTAGTAAGAGTTGTTAAGGTTGGTTCACTGGTAGTAGCGGGGTCGTTAAAAGCCTGAAATTGCGATTGAAATGATGGAAGCTTCGAAGCACCATTTTGTTGTGCGAAGGCATCAGCTAATGAGTTTACCTGAGTTGTTGGAGCGAATGCCGATGTCGAGTCCACTGGTTTCGATTCCCAGGGCCTGTATTGCGGCTGGGAGGAAATTATGGACAGTCCGTTTTCCCCGCGTTCCAACAGTCTGGTCTCCGTGTAGTAGTCCCAGTTCGATATGTCCAGTAGTCTGGCATCGCTGAACAGCCTGTCGGAGCTGGTGGTGAAACCGCCATTGGAATCCATGTCGGCGGAGAATGTGGAGAACGGAGGAAGGTGTGCCCCAGAGGGCGCATCTTGGACCGTCGAATTCGGAGTGGCGGGAGTGGGGGGGTATGACGACGTCAGGGTCGTGTATCCAGAAGTGAGACCCTCCGGGTCTTGGCTTAGCGTTTCGCTCATATTGCGGGCATATTTTAATTGTTTGTGCTAAAC
The nucleotide sequence above comes from Coccinella septempunctata chromosome 4, icCocSept1.1, whole genome shotgun sequence. Encoded proteins:
- the LOC123310832 gene encoding A disintegrin and metalloproteinase with thrombospondin motifs 12-like, with product MCSGLVFDIFILITARFLVRHCSAVTQHGKYTRNLQEYNLIVPHRLSENGDFLSFKIPHFYEHESIGKAKRSTEDESAYYGIKLDGKYLQLNLRPNHGFISPDAISEIREPKTPIQDRRINKVLRKRMCHFRGHVRGIPGSRVALSTCNGLAGYISIDNQKYFIEPLHEHQANKLGQHLHMIYKRDIQNPYEHDDRCGLSRNWETEWKKTLKNKYAKDHSLSISKRGLASVQRYMELLIVVDKKFIKFHKFHDIETYILTIMNMVADFYRDPSNGNAMEIVVVRVMYLEKQEDEIDLMIVDNAEDTLSSFCKWQMRVNPKDVKNPNHHDIAVLLTRHDLCGDNGTKCGLEGLAYVGTPCTPDEPCAINEDSGLILSIVLTHELGHVMGCSHDAPDDSGCESKDPKDGSNYVMAPFVNLNTIRWSTCSRAFITTLFESDLGECLNDEPQKSIYKQTEILPGVVYDAQAQCEMMYPGSKYETYDPENFCELVYCKTSPTVIQTTGHSYVDGTKCGENKWCFHLKCIEVGERPEAVNGGWSKWSNPTECSRTCGGGTSTASRECDNPTPANGGRYCLGDRKKVTTCNMQPCPQGSTPFREMQCTKHNTIPLKGVTHTWKPYLKRDEPCVLYCLNEENVFHRLEPRTIDGTPCKPATKDMCIAGACVKVGCDGVINSDATEDVCGICNGDGTQCKLIEHTYTNTGRGYTKAATIPAGVRNIFVEETKPSANMIALTDKTGNTYFLNGNYQESPDIEFLIGKVEAVYRHPEENQELLVIKGPSDQDLVLMICFFEATNVGYKFRYTEPASESEYLPKYHWEILSFGDCSAKCGGGIQQAEMSCSEEKAGKVSPTFCQDLEKPEASTKKCNEQPCKTKWRVGKWGPCHACKYKSGVRLREVECVRQSPHPGTEDILVEDSECKGPRPATRELCNAPKKCKIRSVQYGLPDSEMQDVWQQIKSARKMKKRSDNVCEPEKKVKIKVGSIVQDHVNPDDIKVDVIPLKSTSMTINLTDSAFESMGDVIGDTKDEKKIKHLQGKAAADEIIRLEHKNNTANRR